The Lolium rigidum isolate FL_2022 chromosome 1, APGP_CSIRO_Lrig_0.1, whole genome shotgun sequence region GACGCCGAAGCTGTACACATCGCTCTTCTCCGTGATCCTCTGCATGGACGCGTACTCTGCTCCAAGAAGAATCTCAATTAGTAATCACAAATTCACAATAAcaatttcccttgaacaaattagaTAAAAATCAGAAGATCGTTTAATTATACCTGGTGCGATGTATCCATATGATCCAGCGATGCGTGGCTTGGACGTGTCCAATTTGGCGGAGCTGCCGGGCTCGATCACGCCGGTCAAGACGCGTGCGAGGCCGAAGTCGGCGAGGTACGGCTCGTTGCTCGGGCCGAGCAGGACGTTCATGGCCTTGATGTCACCGTGCAGGATGGCGGGCAGGCAGTCGTGGTGGAGGTACGCCACGGCGTGTGCGACGCCGAGCGCGACCTCGTACCGGGCGCCCCAGTCGGCGGCGCCCTTGACGCCGCCGCGGTGCAGGAAGCCGCTGAGGCTGCCGTTGGGCAGGTAGGTGTAGAACAGCAGCTTGGTGCTCCGGTTGGCGCCCCACCCGAGCAGACGCACGATGTTGCGGTGCCGGATGGAGCCCAGCGCCGAGATCTCGTTGCGGAACGCGCCGGCCTCGTCGGAGGACCACATCTTCTTCACGGCGAGCGGCTCACCGTTGGGGAGCTCCACGCGGTAGACCACGCCCGAGCTTCCCGTGCCGATCACGTTCGCCGACGTGAGGCCGCGCACCACGTCGTCCACCGAGAAGTCTAGCTTCTGGTACAGGGTCACCTCCCACGCCTCGGCGGCGCCACTGTTGATGGCACTGCTGTTCCGGCGGCGCGAGCGGGCGAGGACGTACGTGGCAGTCACAAGGAGGAACGCGCTCACCGCCACGAGGATCGTCATCGCGAGCTTCAAAGCCGAGACGGCCGCCCGCCGGGAGTTCTCGTCAGCGCCAGCGCCAACGACAAGCAGATGGTTGCCGGCGATGTTGCTGAGCGGTAGCTTCTGGAAGAAGGGCGTGTCCGGGAGCTCGCCGGAGAAAGCGTTGTAGGAGATGTTGAGCGTGACGAGGTTCTCCAACCTCGCGAGAGGCGCTAGGCTGCCGGAGAGCTGATTGTAGGACACGTCGAGGCAGGCGAGCTTATCGAGGCTGCCGAACTGCGACGGAATCTCGCCCGACAGGCGGTTGCAGCTGAGGTTGAGCGAAATCTCCAAGAAAGGAAGCATGCTCAGCTCCTGCGGGATGCCGCCCGAGAGCACGTTGTCGCCGAGGTCCAGCAGCTGGAGCTTCTCGCAAGAACCAAGCTCCGGTGGTATGCCGCCGGAGATCCGGTTCTTCCCGAGGCTAAGCTTGGTCAGCTCGGGCAGCCTCCCAATGCCGGGGCCCAACAGCCCGGTGAGGCGGTTGTCGGAGATGTCGACGATCTGAAGACTGCGCGGAAGCTGGTCCGGGAGCGCGCCGGACAGGGAGTTGGAGTGCAGGTCAATGAACTCGAGGTTGTCGCACCCCGACATGGACGCCGGCAGAGGGCCGACGAGGCGGTTGCTTCCAAGGTCGAGGAAATTGAGGTTCTTCAGTTTGCCGATCTCGGCAGGTATGGTGCCCGAAAGCCGGTTTTCGTTGAGCCGGAGTCGGTAGAGATTTGTGCAGTTGCCGATCTCCGGCGGTATAAACCCCGAGAGCTCGTTGCTGAGGAGCAgcagcttggtcaaattctgcaGGGCGAACAGCTCCCTCGGGATGGGGCCGGTGAGGTTGTTGTACGAGAGGTCCAGCGACTGCATGCCTTCGCACTGGGCCAGACTCGCGGGCACGCCACCGGTGAGCCGGTTCTGCCACGCGTAGAAGAGCGTCAGGTTGCGTAGCCTCGGGAAGTCGATGTCGATCTCCCCCGACAGCTCGTTGTTGTCCACCTCGACGTCGGTGAGCGACGTGCAGTTGGAGAGCTCCGATGGGATGGTGCCGGTGAGCTTGTTCGTGCTGAGCTGCAGCTGCTGGAGCTTGGACAGCCCGCCGAAGCTCCTCGGGATGGGGCCCGTGAGCCCGTTGAGCGACAGGTCGATGAGCACTAGCTCCTTGCAGTTGCCGATCTCCGGCGGTATCGTGCCAACGAGCTGGTTCTGCCACAGGAGCACCGTCTGCAGCTTGCGCAGCTGGCCGAGCTGCGGCGGCACGGGGCCGGTGAGAGAATTCTGGTACAGGTAGAGGCTGGTGAGCTGGGTGCAGTTGCCGATGCTCTCGGGGATGGTGCCGGTGagcatggcggtgtagatggcgaGGGTCTGGAGGTTCTTGAGCTGCCCGATCGTGTCCGGGAGGCTGCCGGAGAGGCCGGTCTCGGCGAGGCCGAGCATGGTGAGGGCGGTGCACCCGCCGATCTC contains the following coding sequences:
- the LOC124651089 gene encoding LRR receptor-like serine/threonine-protein kinase RGI3 — its product is MPPPPRLRAIATWLLLACVCGAACFLPRAHGANDQGEALLRWKRSLTNGTGAGAALGTWSDSDASPCRWTGVACDARGNVVSLIIKNVDLGGTVPAGLLRPLAPSLETLVLSGTNLTGAIPKELGAFAALTTVDLSGNLLSGAIPAELCRLAKLQTLALNTNSLQGAIPDGIGNLTALTSLTLYDNELSGTIPATIGSLKKLQVLRAGGNPALKGPLPSEIGGCTALTMLGLAETGLSGSLPDTIGQLKNLQTLAIYTAMLTGTIPESIGNCTQLTSLYLYQNSLTGPVPPQLGQLRKLQTVLLWQNQLVGTIPPEIGNCKELVLIDLSLNGLTGPIPRSFGGLSKLQQLQLSTNKLTGTIPSELSNCTSLTDVEVDNNELSGEIDIDFPRLRNLTLFYAWQNRLTGGVPASLAQCEGMQSLDLSYNNLTGPIPRELFALQNLTKLLLLSNELSGFIPPEIGNCTNLYRLRLNENRLSGTIPAEIGKLKNLNFLDLGSNRLVGPLPASMSGCDNLEFIDLHSNSLSGALPDQLPRSLQIVDISDNRLTGLLGPGIGRLPELTKLSLGKNRISGGIPPELGSCEKLQLLDLGDNVLSGGIPQELSMLPFLEISLNLSCNRLSGEIPSQFGSLDKLACLDVSYNQLSGSLAPLARLENLVTLNISYNAFSGELPDTPFFQKLPLSNIAGNHLLVVGAGADENSRRAAVSALKLAMTILVAVSAFLLVTATYVLARSRRRNSSAINSGAAEAWEVTLYQKLDFSVDDVVRGLTSANVIGTGSSGVVYRVELPNGEPLAVKKMWSSDEAGAFRNEISALGSIRHRNIVRLLGWGANRSTKLLFYTYLPNGSLSGFLHRGGVKGAADWGARYEVALGVAHAVAYLHHDCLPAILHGDIKAMNVLLGPSNEPYLADFGLARVLTGVIEPGSSAKLDTSKPRIAGSYGYIAPEYASMQRITEKSDVYSFGVVVLEMLTGKHPLDPTLPGGTHLVQWVREHTQAKRAVAELLDARLRGKPEAQLHEMLQVFAVAMLCISHRADDRPAMKDVVALLKEVRRPTDGAGDEGKEQPCGAQAEQRPPAPRSALPPMGGSSNCSFAMSDYSS